The Tessaracoccus timonensis sequence CTGCGTGGAGTGAAACTTCCCGGCACGCAACCCACCCTCGTCGTCGGGCGCGGAGGCCGCGATGGCGAGACGGGATACCTCCGCGAGTTCCTCCAATGGGTGCTCGAGGGCAAGGTCAACCAAGCTGACTAGGCCCATCGCCCCAACGCACGCGTTTCCCACATTTCCCCACCGTTATCCACATAACCTGTGGATAACTAGACCTGAATCTGTGAAATCTCGGAAAGTTTTCCACAGTTGTCGCAAAAACCGCTGAAGTGACCCCGTCGACCACATAGTTTTCGTCACGGAGGTGCCAGCTATGGGTGCAACTGAAGCTGACGCGGGGGCAACGAAGCTCCCCCGCCCCGATGCAGTGCAAATGCGTGCACGGCGGAGCCCGAAACTGATCGCGGGTGGAGTGCTCGCCGTGGTACTCGGTGCGCTCGGATTCGCGTACATCTACGAGTCTTCGACGAACTACGCCTCGGTGGTCGCCGTCGCCCAACCCATCGCGCGCGGTTCCGTCGTCACGCAAGAACAGTTGCGCGTCGTGCAGGTGCCGGAGGGATTCTCGACGCAAACCCTCGCCGCAGATGCGCTGGACGATCTCGTCGGGCGCACCGCGCTCACTGATCTCCCGATGGGGTCGTTCCCGCTCGCCTCCCACGTGGGCGACAACCCGCTGCCAGGCGGCGAGGCGCTCGTCGGGCTACGGCTCACCCATGGGCAGCTCCCCACCGCTGCGTTGCCGGCGGGCACCGCGGTGGAACTCGTCGGCGTCGGAGATGCCGCAGATGCCTCGAAGGCAGTCCCGGCCGTTGTCGCAACCGCTCCGCTGCTGCTCGACGACGGCGCCTCGTTCGTGGTCGACGTGCGCGTGGCCCACGAGGAAGCCGGCGCTGTGGCCCGCTTGGCCGCACGCAATGAGTTGGCGCTGTTCGCCGTCGGGGGGCGATGAGCAATGGCAGTGATCGTGTTCACGTCGGGGCCGGGCTCCCCCGGAGTTACGACGACGTCCCTCGCCCTCGCGCTGGCTTGGCCCCGCGGCGTACTCCTGGCCGACTGCGACCGTGACCCAGCGCAGGCCGTGCTCGCCGGCTACCTGCGCGGCCTCGACACGGGAGGAAGAGGGTTGGCTTCGGTGGCCCAGGCACACCGTGAAAACCGGCGCGTCCACGATGAGCTGTGGATGCACACTTGCCCGCTGACTTCGGAAGATGCACCGAAAAGGCGGTTTCTCCCCGGCTTCAGCCAGCCGGCGGCGGTGCGGCTGTTCGACGGCGTCTGGGCCGGGCTCGGCGAGGCGTTCGAGGGGCTCGACGCGCTGGGCGTCGACGTGCTCGTAGACGCGGGGCGTATCGGCGTGGGTGGGGTACCAATGGGGTTGCTGGCGGCGGCGGACCTCGTCGTCGCTATCGCGCGGAGCCATCTGCGGTCGCTCGCAGCGCTGCGACTCCACCTCCCCACTTTGCGCGACCAACTCACCTCGCTGCCAGTCGACGTGCCGCTGGGGCTGGGCATCATCGGGGCGAATCAGCCGTACTCCACGAAGGAGATTGCGCAGCAGTTCGCCGTGCCGGCGTGGTTCGAGCTGCCTCACGATGCGCAGGCGGCGGGCGTGCTGCTCGATGCGCAGCCCGAGCCGAGGCGGTTCATGGAGCAGAGCTTCATGGGCAAGGCGCGCTCGGTGGCGAAACAGCTGGGCGAGCGGGTGCATGGCATCAAGGCGAGTAGAGAGGCGTTGATGCATGTCTGACTTGGCAAGCAGCCTCGGCCTCCTCGGCCCGGCTCCTGAGATGCTTCGCGACGGCGACGTCACCATCGCGGAGCCCCCTCGGCGCGCCGAGCTGACGGAGGCTGAGCTCGATTGGCCCCTCGTCGTGCAGCTGCGTCGCGAGGCTGCCGAGCAGGTATCGGCGGCCGACACACAATGGCACGACGAGCGCGGGAGCGCCATGCCCGACGAGGACCGCCGCGTGCGCGCCCGCGCCATCATTCGAGGCGTGGTGCATGCCACCGCGCAGCGGTTGAGCGACGACGGTGAGGCGCTGTGGAGCCTCGCGCTCGAAAACCGGTATGCCGACGCGGTGGAGTCGGCGATGTTCGGCTACGGACGCCTGCAGCCGCTGTTCGAGATTCCCGACGCCGAGAACATCGAGATTCACGGCCACGACTGCGTCATGGTGCAGTACGGCGACGGTCACCGCGTCGAGCATCCACCCGTCGCGGATTCCGACGACGAGCTCGTCGAGGCCATCCGCTTCCTCGGTGAGACGGCCAAGCCACCTCGGCCGTTCGACGATGCCCACCCGACGATGACCCTCGCGCTCGGCTCGAAGTTCCGGCTCCACGCCATTGGGTTTGGGTTGTCGTACCGCCCGTCCGTGGTGATCCGGCAGCACCGTTTGACGGACGTCACGCTCGACGACCTCGCCCAAACGGGCATGTTCCCCCGCGAGCTTGGGGGGTTGCTGCGTGCGGCGGTGCTTGGCCGGAAGTCCATCGTGATCGCTGGTGACCAGGGCGCCGGTAAAACCACCTTGCTGCGCGCGCTCATCGACGCGATCCCCGCCAGCGAGCGGTTCGGCACCCTGGAAACCGACTATGAGCTGCTCACCCACCTGCACGAGCATCGTCGCAACATGCTGGCCTTGCAGGCCCGCATCGGGCTGGGTGAATCGGCCGCTGGCAAGGTTGTTGGCGCGTACACCGTCGCAGATCTCATCCCGGAGGCACTGCGCCAGAACCTGTCACGCCTCGTGGTCGGTGAGGTGCGCGGTGAAGAGGCCGGGGCGATGTTCGAGGCGATGCAGTCGGGTGCGGGTTCGCTGTCGACGACGCACTCGCACTCGGCATCATCGACGATCGACCGCCTCGCCTCCCGCGTCGCGCAGGGCGGCGTGTTGGGCGTCGACGAAGCGATGCGTCAGATCGCGCACCACATCGGGTTGATCGTGCACGTGGTGCTCCGCGACGACACGTGGCGCGGGGGCACGCGCCGGCGTTTCGTAAGCGAGGTGCGGCAGCTGACGGGCTCGATGGAGGCCGGGCGCCCCACCACGCACCTGTTATATAAGGCGTCAGCCGACGGCTCCCCCGAACTGTTCGACCCCAGCGCGGAATTGCTCACCGAGCTGGCCGAATTCTGGGAGCGACGATGACCCTCGCGGCCGCTGCACTGGGCGGCCTCGTCGCATTCGGCCTTGTCCTCGTCCTGTTGGGGTGGACTTCCCCACCGCCTCCACCACAATCCACAAGCCTGTGGAAAACTCTGTGGACACGGTGGGAAAGTATCCCTCTTCGGCGCCGTTCGTGGGTGGTCGGGTCGGTCGTCGCGGGGTTCGCCGTGGCGGCGATCACTCAGTTTCTGCCGGCCATCGTGCTCATACCCGCGCTCGTCATCGCGGTGCCGTGGCTATTGGGCGAACCGCCCACGCGTGAACTCGATCTGCTCGCCGGTTTGGATCGCTGGGTGCGGCTGCTCTCCACCTCCATCGGCACCGGCAAGTCCATCCGCGATGCCATCTTCGCCACCCGCGCCCAGGCGCCCGAGGCGATCCGCGACGCCGTCGACCGACTCTGCGCCCGCCTCGATCAGCGCACCACCACGAAAGACGCACTGTTGCGCTTCGCCGACGAGCTCGATTCTGCCGACGCCGACGCGGTAGCCGCCGCGCTCGCCATCGCCTCGACGCGCGGCGGGGTAGGCACGCGGGCTACGCTCATGGGCTTGTCAGACACCATTCAAGACCGCCTTCGAGCGTTGCGAGAGGTGGCGACGGAGCGCGCCAAGCCGCGCGCGGTAGTGCGACAAGTCACGACGATCACCCTCACCGTGATCATCGGTGCGGTGGTGCTGAACGGGCCATTCTTCGAGCCGTACCTCACGCCGATCGGCGGGGTGATCGCCCTCACGCTTGCCGCCTGCTACGCGGGCTGTCTGCTCATGCTGCGCCGCATGTCGACGCCCCCACCCGCCCCACGATTCTTGCGGGGGCAATGATGGGGTTCGCGATTGCCTTCGGAATGCTCGTTGGCTTGGGTGTTTGCGTGATTGTGGCGGGGGCCGTGCCGGCACCGGTTCGGCTCGGCGACGCCCTTGCCGTGCTCGACCGCCGCCCCTCGCAACCGGCCGCAGGTGCGTCGTCGACGACGAATTCGAGGCGTTGGCGTCTGCCGCTCACGCAGGAACAGCAGCGCTTGCTGGCCATGCAGGACCGCGACGCCGCCGATTTCTTCACCGAAAAACTCATCCTCGGTGTGGCCGGGCTACTACTGCCTGGGCTGTGGGTGGCGCTGCAGTTTTTGATGGGCAACTCCCCCACGCTGCTTCCGCTGTTCATCGCTCCGCTGGGGGCGCTCGTCGGATATTTGGTGCCTGACTTGCGCCTTCGACGCGGTCAGCGTCAGCAACAGCGGGCGATGCACGACGCACTCCACACTTTCTTTGATCTCGTCGCGCTCGAGCGCCTCGCCAACGCTTCGGCCACCCAGGCAACGCTGTCAG is a genomic window containing:
- a CDS encoding SAF domain-containing protein; the encoded protein is MGATEADAGATKLPRPDAVQMRARRSPKLIAGGVLAVVLGALGFAYIYESSTNYASVVAVAQPIARGSVVTQEQLRVVQVPEGFSTQTLAADALDDLVGRTALTDLPMGSFPLASHVGDNPLPGGEALVGLRLTHGQLPTAALPAGTAVELVGVGDAADASKAVPAVVATAPLLLDDGASFVVDVRVAHEEAGAVARLAARNELALFAVGGR
- a CDS encoding CpaF/VirB11 family protein — encoded protein: MSDLASSLGLLGPAPEMLRDGDVTIAEPPRRAELTEAELDWPLVVQLRREAAEQVSAADTQWHDERGSAMPDEDRRVRARAIIRGVVHATAQRLSDDGEALWSLALENRYADAVESAMFGYGRLQPLFEIPDAENIEIHGHDCVMVQYGDGHRVEHPPVADSDDELVEAIRFLGETAKPPRPFDDAHPTMTLALGSKFRLHAIGFGLSYRPSVVIRQHRLTDVTLDDLAQTGMFPRELGGLLRAAVLGRKSIVIAGDQGAGKTTLLRALIDAIPASERFGTLETDYELLTHLHEHRRNMLALQARIGLGESAAGKVVGAYTVADLIPEALRQNLSRLVVGEVRGEEAGAMFEAMQSGAGSLSTTHSHSASSTIDRLASRVAQGGVLGVDEAMRQIAHHIGLIVHVVLRDDTWRGGTRRRFVSEVRQLTGSMEAGRPTTHLLYKASADGSPELFDPSAELLTELAEFWERR
- a CDS encoding type II secretion system F family protein, whose amino-acid sequence is MAAITQFLPAIVLIPALVIAVPWLLGEPPTRELDLLAGLDRWVRLLSTSIGTGKSIRDAIFATRAQAPEAIRDAVDRLCARLDQRTTTKDALLRFADELDSADADAVAAALAIASTRGGVGTRATLMGLSDTIQDRLRALREVATERAKPRAVVRQVTTITLTVIIGAVVLNGPFFEPYLTPIGGVIALTLAACYAGCLLMLRRMSTPPPAPRFLRGQ
- a CDS encoding type II secretion system F family protein; its protein translation is MPAPVRLGDALAVLDRRPSQPAAGASSTTNSRRWRLPLTQEQQRLLAMQDRDAADFFTEKLILGVAGLLLPGLWVALQFLMGNSPTLLPLFIAPLGALVGYLVPDLRLRRGQRQQQRAMHDALHTFFDLVALERLANASATQATLSAAEISDAPLFRRITSGLQRARMEQVPPWDELRSVADEWRVPELADFADVMQLEEQGAGLAEVLQARVKELRDAHLTQVKIEANVASERMTLWMTIPAMLLGLAFLAPALLRITGT